Proteins encoded within one genomic window of Halorussus salilacus:
- a CDS encoding DUF7383 domain-containing protein, with product MPHRANYALVNVSCHLGPTDDAIEVPWAEYVGDATPEFEFEVPTDDATDAYLGLQAFRVGTFDHELRINGESLGGFDVPPADGWQYWEDAVTEVELREGTNTLQVVRDESVDDSFAVNNVTVHWREPVE from the coding sequence ATGCCCCATCGCGCCAACTACGCGCTGGTCAACGTGAGTTGCCACCTCGGGCCGACCGACGACGCCATCGAGGTGCCGTGGGCCGAGTACGTCGGCGACGCCACGCCCGAATTCGAGTTCGAGGTGCCGACCGACGACGCGACCGACGCCTATCTCGGCCTCCAGGCGTTCCGGGTCGGGACGTTCGACCACGAACTCCGGATCAACGGCGAGTCGCTCGGCGGGTTCGACGTGCCCCCCGCCGACGGCTGGCAGTACTGGGAGGACGCCGTCACCGAGGTGGAGTTGCGCGAGGGAACCAACACCCTGCAGGTGGTCCGGGACGAGTCCGTCGACGACAGCTTCGCGGTCAACAACGTCACGGTCCACTGGCGCGAGCCGGTCGAATAG
- a CDS encoding DUF7537 family lipoprotein, with protein sequence MHRRTLLGAGGALLTSGCLRFIGESESGDGADPDEESDPDEESDPDEDGASSDGQAGGTNYPLGVGEDGVSTTLAETHASRLSERTYTLDFEFQDSSREDAEETTVVMDDERATITKNPGWDESRPIEFYYDGNDGWWRQTQEGDVWYGYIDIRPEGVPYDIEPEPATFALELEAFIRAGSFGPPVEEDDGEQFELTSNSVADEDALSGPTGFGDYRLGDISATLVATSDGIVRSFEGAFDATSDGEDRLLESELAVTDIGETTVTEPNWAETARDRAPTIRGTLADDERSLTLAHEGGQAVPAGAEIILDRAPGSAEEQWYRDALDTDLTSGESLHVWVADGEIRWSTERAESGDRTLDETWLLEFHLNWADYVSKQIQHF encoded by the coding sequence ATGCACCGACGGACGCTACTGGGCGCGGGAGGTGCTTTGCTGACGAGCGGCTGTCTCAGATTCATCGGCGAAAGCGAGTCGGGGGACGGAGCCGACCCGGACGAGGAGAGCGACCCGGACGAGGAGAGCGACCCAGACGAAGACGGGGCGTCGAGTGACGGGCAGGCCGGAGGAACCAACTATCCGCTCGGAGTCGGCGAAGACGGCGTCTCGACGACGCTCGCTGAGACGCACGCGAGTCGGCTGTCCGAACGGACGTACACACTCGACTTCGAGTTTCAGGACAGTTCTCGCGAAGACGCCGAAGAGACGACCGTCGTGATGGACGACGAGCGAGCGACGATAACGAAGAATCCCGGCTGGGACGAGAGTCGACCGATAGAGTTCTACTACGACGGCAACGACGGCTGGTGGCGCCAGACCCAAGAGGGGGACGTCTGGTACGGTTACATCGACATCCGCCCGGAGGGGGTCCCATACGACATCGAGCCCGAACCGGCGACGTTCGCCCTCGAACTCGAAGCGTTCATCCGCGCTGGCTCGTTCGGACCGCCGGTCGAGGAGGACGACGGCGAGCAGTTCGAGCTCACGTCGAACAGCGTCGCCGACGAGGACGCGCTCAGTGGCCCCACCGGCTTCGGAGACTACCGACTCGGGGATATCTCGGCCACGCTCGTCGCCACGTCCGACGGCATCGTCCGGTCGTTCGAGGGTGCGTTCGACGCGACCAGCGACGGCGAGGACCGACTGCTGGAGAGCGAACTGGCCGTCACCGATATCGGCGAGACGACGGTCACCGAACCCAACTGGGCCGAGACCGCCCGGGACCGCGCGCCGACCATACGGGGCACACTCGCCGACGACGAGCGGTCGCTGACGCTCGCACACGAGGGCGGGCAAGCCGTTCCGGCAGGGGCAGAGATCATCCTCGACAGGGCTCCCGGTTCGGCCGAGGAGCAGTGGTACAGAGACGCGCTCGATACGGACCTCACCAGCGGGGAGTCCCTGCACGTCTGGGTCGCAGACGGCGAGATACGGTGGTCGACCGAGCGGGCCGAGTCGGGCGACCGGACACTCGACGAAACGTGGCTGTTGGAGTTCCACCTCAACTGGGCGGACTACGTCTCGAAGCAGATTCAGCACTTCTGA